A DNA window from Maribellus comscasis contains the following coding sequences:
- a CDS encoding MoaD/ThiS family protein, translated as MDKKTIKIVCFAGLQKYFGAETSVAVEPEATYSDVVTELVTANPEAEEVLNSCRIAVKEEFVSLSDKLESVDTLFLIPPSSGG; from the coding sequence ATGGATAAAAAAACAATTAAAATTGTGTGTTTTGCCGGCCTGCAAAAGTATTTTGGGGCGGAAACAAGCGTTGCGGTGGAGCCGGAAGCAACTTATTCAGATGTTGTTACTGAGCTGGTTACAGCAAATCCGGAAGCAGAAGAGGTTTTAAATAGTTGCCGGATTGCAGTGAAAGAGGAATTTGTTTCGCTAAGTGATAAATTAGAATCCGTTGATACGTTGTTTTTGATTCCACCGTCGAGTGGGGGATAA
- a CDS encoding GTP 3',8-cyclase MoaA gives MAQIEDKLGRRFEKLRISLLNTCNFSCVYCVSDDTGDIPLASTDKLSSSEQQLTPDEFAKLIEAVHQLTGLKSVRLTGGEPLLYRNLYSLVQNIRQIGITDIRLTTNAYYLKERAKKLFDAGVKSVNISVDAIDKDVFNKIARHPDTSRVFGGIEAAVQAGMNVKLNSVIVRGKNESQIVPLLEYATKLGVKIRFLELMKMGHLYHSENGLFFSEEEILSTIKEKYNIEPLPRKHAETAHYWQTSNGGIFGIIANESTPFCHDCNRLRMDSNGIFYGCLSNAHGEKLAPYINNEFILTEKLKGLLLLKQPAKFHGSELSMRNIGG, from the coding sequence ATGGCACAGATTGAAGATAAGCTGGGGAGAAGATTTGAAAAACTGAGGATTAGTTTACTAAATACCTGTAATTTTTCATGTGTATATTGTGTTAGTGATGATACGGGGGACATTCCTCTGGCATCCACTGATAAATTATCTTCTTCTGAACAACAACTTACACCGGATGAGTTTGCAAAACTTATCGAGGCAGTGCATCAGTTGACCGGGTTAAAAAGTGTACGATTAACAGGAGGAGAGCCTTTACTTTACCGAAACCTCTACTCTCTGGTTCAGAATATCCGGCAAATTGGGATTACCGATATCCGGTTGACCACAAATGCATATTACCTGAAAGAAAGAGCCAAAAAACTTTTTGATGCGGGGGTAAAATCCGTGAATATTTCTGTGGATGCCATCGACAAAGATGTATTTAACAAGATTGCCCGCCACCCCGATACTTCAAGGGTTTTTGGCGGCATCGAAGCAGCGGTTCAGGCGGGAATGAACGTGAAATTAAATTCGGTGATTGTGCGAGGCAAAAACGAATCTCAGATTGTCCCGCTACTGGAATATGCTACAAAACTTGGAGTTAAAATACGGTTTCTGGAACTGATGAAAATGGGGCATTTGTACCATTCGGAAAATGGCCTTTTCTTTTCGGAAGAAGAAATCCTTTCAACAATTAAAGAAAAATATAATATTGAACCACTTCCCAGAAAACACGCTGAAACTGCCCACTACTGGCAAACATCCAATGGTGGTATCTTTGGAATAATCGCCAATGAATCAACACCTTTTTGTCACGACTGTAACCGGTTACGCATGGATAGCAACGGAATTTTCTACGGTTGTCTGAGTAATGCACATGGCGAAAAACTTGCACCATATATCAACAACGAATTCATTCTAACGGAAAAACTAAAAGGATTGTTGTTGTTAAAACAACCTGCAAAATTTCATGGGAGTGAATTGTCAATGAGAAACATAGGAGGATAA
- a CDS encoding XdhC family protein codes for MTNEISHLFQTLKIWEKSGKKAVLVSVVALEGTSYRKPGVRMLISEDGEYAGAVSGGCVEKEIERQAKTVFQTGTAKIMTYDGRLRIGCEGVIHILIEPVFLSDELWLDFESVLEAREDFKMDAWFYQKVGEYGNIGTLMTLKGKTYVLNPSFTPDQITVQECFSQTFEPLFQLYIFGAEHDAVQLSQAAKLLGWNVTIVASAEELKSCDYFPGASALITPAYDEIGKLHIDEQTAVMLMTHSFNKDVQYLLALKNIQAAYIGMLGAKKRRERVFNMLLEIDSEIPFDFLDQIHGPAGINIGAESASEIAVSILAEILGVIRKQNPVSLREKTGSIHG; via the coding sequence ATGACAAACGAAATTAGCCACCTGTTTCAAACTTTAAAAATCTGGGAAAAATCCGGGAAAAAGGCTGTATTGGTATCGGTAGTTGCACTCGAGGGGACTTCGTACCGGAAGCCGGGGGTGAGAATGCTGATCAGCGAAGATGGAGAATATGCCGGTGCTGTTAGCGGAGGTTGTGTGGAGAAGGAAATTGAGCGGCAAGCCAAAACTGTATTTCAAACCGGCACAGCCAAAATAATGACTTATGACGGTCGTTTACGGATTGGTTGCGAAGGTGTTATCCATATTTTAATCGAACCGGTTTTTCTTTCTGATGAACTTTGGTTAGATTTTGAATCGGTACTGGAAGCGCGGGAAGATTTCAAAATGGACGCATGGTTTTATCAAAAGGTGGGTGAATATGGGAACATTGGCACATTGATGACGTTAAAAGGGAAAACTTATGTTTTAAATCCGTCTTTTACACCTGACCAGATTACTGTTCAAGAGTGTTTTTCACAAACCTTTGAACCGCTTTTTCAGCTATACATTTTTGGAGCTGAACATGATGCTGTTCAGTTGTCCCAAGCTGCAAAGTTGTTGGGGTGGAATGTAACCATCGTTGCTTCTGCCGAAGAATTGAAATCATGTGATTATTTTCCGGGAGCATCTGCTTTAATTACGCCTGCGTATGACGAAATCGGCAAATTGCATATCGATGAACAAACAGCTGTAATGTTGATGACACACAGCTTTAATAAAGACGTTCAGTATTTGCTGGCATTAAAAAACATTCAAGCAGCTTATATTGGAATGTTGGGAGCAAAAAAGCGAAGAGAACGTGTTTTTAATATGTTGCTTGAAATCGATTCTGAAATTCCGTTTGATTTTCTGGACCAAATTCACGGGCCTGCGGGAATTAACATAGGGGCAGAAAGTGCTTCAGAAATTGCTGTTTCCATTTTGGCTGAAATTTTAGGTGTGATTCGGAAGCAGAATCCGGTTTCATTGCGTGAAAAAACAGGTTCAATCCATGGATAA